A genomic window from Tolypothrix sp. PCC 7910 includes:
- a CDS encoding glycoside hydrolase family 15 protein translates to MVKILCQGQAFGSPGIEPRWTHANKDGVGTAYSTSSNIWFTIWNGVVTEIYHPTVDSPQVRDLQYLISDGKSFFHEEKRHLESKVEPMWTHGLGYRITNSDPQGRYAVIKEVIADPHLPCILQRTKLTGDSDFISQLQLYALCAPHLEVGGRGNNGYAVQVAGHRILTAEKGGTWLALGTTIPFTRLSCGYVGESDGWTDLADNFQMDWEFDSAVDGNLALTGEVNLDRTKEFTLGLAFGTNLHNAISTLFQSLNIPFEKQKQQYNEQWKRSRDSIKALENSSYDEGKLYHNSISLLLAHEDKTYPGALIASLAIPWGEAKDDQDQGGYHLVWTRDMVSSVAGLVAAGETDTAVRSLIYLATSQQEDGGFPQNFWVDGKPYWTGIQLDEVAFPILLAWLLHQQKTCLNFDIYPMILRAAGYLIRHGPATQQERWEENSGYSPSTLASNIAALICAAQFVRERGDEATAQFIEEYADFLESHIEAWTVTTEGTLVAGIKRHYIRITPTDINNPHPNENPNQGTLFISNQAPGKPSAFPAKEIVDGGFLQLVRYGIRKPDDPIIVDSVKVIDAVLKVDTPAGPCWHRYNHDGYGQQEDGNPYTSYGKGRAWPLLTGERGHYELAVGGDVKTYIKAMEGFASDTCLLPEQVWDEADIPENHLYLGKPTGSAMPLMWAHSEYIKLLRSNHDGQVFDLVPEVANRYLGERKQCKSLEIWKFNRQIDKVKKGYTLRIHALASFHLRWSDDNWQTVKDTFANYTKVGVNFVDIYISDNQEQPINFTFFWIESSKWEGHNYTVRIS, encoded by the coding sequence ATGGTAAAAATTCTTTGTCAAGGACAAGCATTTGGCTCACCGGGTATCGAACCTCGATGGACTCATGCCAATAAAGATGGAGTCGGCACAGCTTACTCTACTTCTAGTAACATTTGGTTTACTATCTGGAATGGTGTTGTTACTGAAATCTATCATCCCACAGTAGATAGTCCCCAAGTTCGGGATTTGCAGTATCTAATTTCTGATGGAAAAAGCTTTTTTCACGAAGAGAAACGCCATCTTGAATCAAAAGTTGAACCGATGTGGACTCATGGTTTAGGATACCGCATTACTAATTCCGATCCACAAGGGCGTTATGCTGTCATCAAAGAAGTGATTGCTGACCCGCATTTACCCTGTATTTTACAACGCACAAAATTAACAGGAGATAGCGATTTTATTTCCCAACTCCAGCTATATGCTTTGTGTGCGCCGCATCTGGAAGTTGGAGGTAGAGGTAATAATGGTTACGCGGTACAAGTTGCTGGACATCGGATTCTCACAGCCGAGAAAGGAGGAACATGGTTAGCGCTGGGTACAACAATTCCCTTTACTCGTCTTTCTTGTGGCTATGTTGGTGAAAGTGATGGTTGGACAGATTTAGCTGATAATTTTCAGATGGATTGGGAGTTTGACAGTGCTGTAGATGGCAACCTTGCTTTAACTGGAGAAGTAAATTTAGATAGGACTAAAGAGTTTACTTTAGGACTGGCATTTGGGACAAATCTGCACAATGCAATTTCTACACTGTTTCAGTCGCTGAATATTCCTTTTGAAAAGCAGAAGCAGCAATATAACGAACAGTGGAAGCGATCGCGCGACAGCATCAAAGCATTAGAAAATAGTTCTTATGATGAGGGTAAGTTATATCACAACAGCATTAGTCTATTGTTGGCACACGAAGACAAAACCTATCCTGGCGCATTAATTGCATCTCTGGCTATCCCTTGGGGTGAAGCCAAAGACGACCAAGACCAAGGAGGATATCACCTTGTCTGGACGCGGGATATGGTTAGCAGTGTAGCAGGTTTAGTGGCTGCTGGGGAAACAGATACAGCAGTGCGATCGCTAATTTATCTTGCCACTAGTCAGCAGGAAGATGGCGGTTTTCCTCAAAATTTCTGGGTTGATGGGAAACCTTATTGGACAGGTATCCAGCTTGATGAGGTGGCATTTCCTATTCTGTTAGCATGGCTATTGCACCAGCAAAAAACTTGTTTAAACTTCGATATTTATCCGATGATTTTACGGGCGGCGGGTTATTTAATTCGTCACGGCCCAGCTACTCAACAAGAACGCTGGGAAGAAAACAGCGGCTATTCACCATCAACATTAGCATCTAATATTGCCGCCTTAATTTGTGCTGCTCAATTTGTTCGTGAAAGGGGCGATGAAGCAACAGCACAGTTCATTGAAGAATACGCCGATTTTTTAGAATCTCATATCGAAGCTTGGACAGTAACTACTGAAGGCACTTTAGTTGCTGGCATCAAGCGCCATTATATTCGGATTACTCCTACAGATATAAATAATCCTCACCCCAACGAAAATCCTAACCAAGGAACTCTTTTTATTAGCAATCAAGCACCTGGTAAACCGTCAGCATTTCCCGCGAAAGAAATTGTTGATGGCGGGTTTTTACAATTAGTACGCTATGGAATTCGCAAACCTGATGACCCAATTATTGTTGATTCTGTCAAAGTAATTGATGCGGTTTTAAAAGTTGATACACCTGCTGGGCCTTGTTGGCATCGTTACAACCACGACGGTTACGGCCAGCAAGAAGACGGCAATCCTTATACTAGTTATGGTAAGGGACGCGCTTGGCCTCTCTTAACAGGAGAACGGGGACATTATGAATTAGCTGTTGGCGGCGATGTCAAAACATATATTAAAGCGATGGAAGGATTTGCATCAGATACTTGTTTACTACCCGAACAGGTTTGGGATGAAGCAGATATACCTGAAAACCATCTGTATCTAGGAAAACCAACAGGTTCGGCAATGCCTTTGATGTGGGCGCACTCGGAGTATATCAAACTGCTACGGTCAAATCATGATGGTCAAGTATTTGATTTAGTTCCAGAAGTGGCGAATCGATATTTAGGTGAAAGAAAGCAGTGTAAATCATTGGAAATTTGGAAGTTTAACCGTCAAATAGACAAAGTTAAAAAAGGTTATACATTGCGAATTCACGCTTTAGCATCTTTTCATTTACGTTGGTCTGATGATAACTGGCAAACCGTCAAAGATACATTTGCTAATTATACAAAAGTAGGAGTTAATTTTGTAGATATTT